Below is a window of Paramisgurnus dabryanus chromosome 20, PD_genome_1.1, whole genome shotgun sequence DNA.
tcctCTCTGTCAGCACTCTGCTGCCTCATGGGTGTATTTGGAATTATGTATAAGATGTTTTTCATGTTCAGAAGTGTATTTACTTTCCTTCAGGACTCTCACACACAGGAGACCTGCTGCTTTAGAGACCTGGAGAATCAAATTGTGGTTTTATTAGATAGTGCTTTCGGAGGGTCATATTGggagtacacacacacactgagttCATCTGACCGCAGAGCAGAAGATCTCATGGGGTTCTTCTGTGTGGGTGTATAGCAGTGAGATCTTTCATTTCAGTCCTTTATGCAGCTAACACACAATAATGCACCATGATCTTGTGAGCATCACCTTATTAGCATTATTAGACAGAGAAACCGGaaagtttcctggacagggtttagattaatccaggactaggtcttagttatattaagatatttaagtagtttttacatccaaaacttacaaaaaaccttaccggtgtgcatcttgagaaaaaaacaatggcactgatatatattAAGATATGATAGtgaaagatgtttttaaattaaagggacactccactttttttgcaaatatgctcattttccagctcccctagagttaaacatttgatttttaccatgttggaatccattcagctgatctccgggtctggcgctagcacttttagcatagcttagcataatccattgaatatgataagaccattagctatttaaaacttgactcttctgtagttacatcgtgtactaagaccgaagaaaaatttaaagttgcgattttctaggcaaaaATGGCGATATTTCGCAgtggccgaaaatagtcccctgctattgaagttgcaacttttaattttccgtcagtcttagtacacaatgtaactacagaagagtcaagttttaaaaaggaaaaatataaaaactatttGGGGATTtattagcgcgatgctaatggtctaatcagattcaatggattatgctaatctatgctaaaagtggtaccgccagacctggagatcagctgaatggattctaaaacagtaaaaatcaaatgtttgcaaatgagcaaattttcaaaaaaaatgtccctttaaggcagctcaaacatgcattttagtgtgggagtaggataagccctgtcctgGAAACTGCCCCAAAGTCTTTTAACTTAATGTATTGTTTAAATCTAACTTTGAGTTTAAACTTTTAGGCAAGACATGGAGCAAAGTATCTGATTGTAGACAACATTTTCAGTCACAGCATCAGATTAGGactattaaaggaacagtatgtaggattgtggccaaaactggtactgcagtAACAACTTGTGGCCAAttcacaacatgacaacataaacatcagttgagggctgcaactccactttttaaatgacaatatcctggccggaccactgttgtgagtgatataagtatttgaaatgaaaatgatttcttaatgtctagtgacatatcagggcaattttatgattaattgatatacatttcttacatactgttcctttaaataatcTTCAAAATTTTATTGTCCGACTTAATTCTAACCTAATCTGTGAAACCCAGctaaaagtcattttttacaaTTGACTATTTTCTACATGAAATGTAAAGAATATTCTGCAAAGATATACTGTAACCTTGATATTTCTAATAtagagtaaggtcatgtcaaagatcgaaatcaatgtaaaatccaACTTTGGTGCTTTAAATCATTAGATGATGAAActttagggccctatcttgcacccagcgcaattgactttgtcagtgacgcatgtatcattcgtattttgcgccgtcgcacagcggggtttttccctccacagatgcacgtcagcaaactagggaatgaacttgcgctccctgggcggttcagcgcaaaaaggaggcgtgttgcggcgcaaaccatctcttatgctattttgcagtttcaaaaaacaattgcgctactaaccaaaaaaaactagtctaaagtcagtggcgcgttgcgcgtggttcattatgctattttaagggcgcatgcttgaccataatgtatagcgtgcacaacgcgcatacactttgctcatctaatctacacagatgcaacagttatttttgcaaatcataaattgttacacttaaaaatattaatacacgagataaggggaatcatagtggtgagcattgtggtgatagtttttatttattctcatgcaaataacgattaaaatattttcataactttgttgtgtggctgtattacgtttattttatgtaaataatagttaaaatgttttcataagaaaccttaatgtatatgaacttgatttgtaagagtactttggggttggaccttgcttgcgtttcttgggtccgatttcaaagcccccaaaccctttcagcggtgagggtggacgcagcgatgtcctctgctggcgtcaagtcctgaggcagatccacctcccgttacacggcgtgcccgatttatgctggcaagcgtgggattcccccgtacaaggacgtgggtctcctcggctgtaaaccgctcctggcgtgcgcctggtaaatccgtcataataatagcaacccgccatggaacttgcgcccttgcgtttaaagggaatgttggctagcgttctgattggtttatttgacgttatgcccaaaccacacctatgaataatgaacctacttcagaccaaccccttattgatttgcgcccggcgcaagagttatttctcacgccgggaaaatagcaacagcgcccaagatccgcccacaaactcacttgagcgttgcgcttcgcacttgcgtttcagatcgttaaaatagagcccttaGTCTGGATTTTTACAGACAGAGTCACAATTGTTATTAAGGTGTATGCTACAAGTTTTGTCAAAATCGAGGTACCTAAGATAAATTCCAGGCATTGTAAAAGGATTCCTGCGTTATTAAATCAAATAGTTGTTGGCGTGCTTACCAATTTCGAAATGAATGCCTGTTTTGATTAATCTTGGTTTTTGGAAGATTGTTGGCAGTGTCAAAAACATTgtaattgtttgtttaattaacaGCTGTTGATTCTGTACGTCGTACTGAGAAATACAAAGAGGAacttttagataaaattatacTTACATCCCCATATAATGCTAAATTAACAATATGCATTTCCTTTATGCCGCAATAATGCTTTCTAATGATCCTGTGTTCTTTACAGAATGTTTAATAGTGTCAAAAATTCATCTTATACCCAACCatgacatattttaaaactctCTGACCTTTGTTTCgtgttctttttttaatttttgtccATGCAAAACATTTCAAACAGTAAAAATGAGCATGTCCAAAAGCCATGCTTATAGTCTTAATAGTCTTACTAagatgtacagtactgtgcaaaagtcttaggtcaccaccaccagctttgttgttttagaagtttttatgtccatccatatttatttttcaatctattttattaagatacaaacagaaaatacaggaaatatgtacaaaaaaaaaaattcaggactaaatgtcttctttaggcatcgtcagtgtttagtgtgacctctcttggcactaaacacatcttaaaCGTTTTTGAGaacttttttttagaaattaggatttcattttatttaggtttaagagatcctgcagtttcctgctattgctcaagtggaaggggagtttaccctaaaaatttcacatcagtttacatttttatacagtttttatactatatacacatttcctgtattttctggatgtattttattaaagagatTATATATGATCatcattgcaaaaacaacaaatctaattctgacatgatggcctaagacttttgcacagtactgtatatcatACAGTCTTTTGTATGCAAGAAAACTAAGATTTCAGTTCTAACTATCCAAGAGTATGGGCTTTACAGGGGCAGTAAGACAATTAACCCCACTATGGATATGGGCAACAAAATATGATGTTGTGCTCCAGGGCTTCtgcttaaaataaatatgtattcaGAATGTTAAAATTGCCCACTTAAGGGATGGTTTGCAGTGTTGCTCTAACAAACCGAGCATCGCTgccaaagccaatgttttttcACAATTTTTGTAAAGAAAACACGCATATACAGCCACAGAAAACTCCAGGCTGGACTTTAATCATCATTTCAGTCCAGTGTCCGTTGAAATTCAACAAAAAGAAAACTTTGGAAGTGATATAAAGTCATCCAACAGCAAATGTAAAAGACTGAGAGCATGCCAAGACTCATGAAAGATGTGACTAAAAATCacatccaaaataaataaaaacattttccgCAAAATACATTATAGAAATTTATTTGTACTTGTTATCTCTTCATTATTGAAAATCTGAAAAAACACtgcatctttttttgttatttttaccatgatttttttgttatttataccatgtttttttttaccaattcAGTAAATAGTCAGTGaataaattcaaataaaaacataattttttattaagaatTTGGTAAAAATATTGTCGGTAGTTGCCAGCATGAAAcaaaaattgtgtgtgtgtgtgtgtgtgtgtgtttgtgtgtgcatattCATGATGTAAAATCACCAAAAACCTTCTTTCCACTGGTAAAATAGTCCTTGACTGACTTGACAGCAGTGATTCAAGTGTTTACTTGACTAAGGGTGGTTGCTTAGGGTACTGTGCAGTAATCGTTAGGTGCAGTGGtcattgaccaatcagaattaagGACTGGAACTAACTGCTTCAGTCCTGATGGTTGCACCACATGATATTTCATAAAATGAACATAATTGGACAACGTTTGTTTGTATAGTATGATTGCAACAATAATACAAATGCTCTGCCATTTCGTACAGGATTACAAAACACTTCATGCCAGTTAGtgcagaaaataaatgtgaatacATTTAGAGTACTTTCAAAGACAGTCGTGACATGATATTTTGAcactaaataacaaaaaaattacaaataacCAGTGGTTTTTGAAAACTTAAAATGAGTACATAGACATACATGGTAGAAGTACTAAACATGATATTTTTATAAGAGACAGCTCCAAGATTATTTCCTTTTTTCTTCTGAATTTGTCTTGGCATGCTCTCAGTCGTTAACATTGCTTATGTTGGGTTTTATGACTGTCGTTTACattgctgtttttaaaaaaattggttgTTTGTCAGTAAATAAACCATCTGGTTGCTGTGATCCAGTGGATCAGATTCAAATTCAACTGAGATTTCTTAGATGCGCAGACACAAACCCGCAAAAGGCCCAGAAGCACACACACATCCTCATCTTTGTAAGATTTTATGAGCGTGATTTTAGAGTCATAAAAATATTCCTGTCCCACGCGTTCTAGTGTGTTGCTATGGTAACAAGTGCTGACTCCACGGATAAGAGTGATCTTTAGCTTCAGACGCTCAGATCCTACACAGCGCCACCTCAGATCACACACGCATTCTCTCAGTGGAGCCGCACTTCTTGTTTTTGGATATTGCGTGTGTATAAGTTTTATAATGTGATGTATGGTATTGTAGTattgtttttaaagttaaactCAAATCATGTTGTCACTCATTCCAATCAGTGTGGCAATGCAGAACATCCCAGTAGTGCAGAGGCCATCTGAACTCTGTTCTTTTGTATATTTGgtaatggagagagagagagtggtaCTGTAGGGCTGCTCAAGGCTTCAGGCAGGAATATTTGCTTTACAAAACAGTTTCCCCTCATTAGCCCTTTTGTTTCTACACTGATGATAAGTGATTACTTACAgccaagtgtgtgtgtgagtgttcATGTGTGAGTTTGTGTGTATGTTACAGTCTATGTGCATGTGCCAATGCATGTGTATGAGGGTGTGTGTACATTTGTGAGTGTTTTGAGAGTTTTGTATGTGTATGCATGTGAGAGTCTGTATGCATTTGGGTGGGTGTGTGAGTGTCTTTGTGTAAGAgtatgtgtgcatgcatgtaagagtttttttgtgtgcgtatgtgtgtaagtttgtgtgtttgatatgtcagtgtgtgtgtgcctgAATGAGTGCCTGCATGAATTGTGTGCATATGTGAGTGTGTGCGTGTAAGAGCGTATGTGTgcatatatgagtgtgtgcaagaggttgtgtgtgcatgcatgtgtgggTGTACTTGTGAGAGTGTGTATGAGTGCAAGCTTGTGTGTGTAGgagtttgtgtatgtgtgcttaTGAGAGTTTGTATTAATATGTTAGTGTAAGACATCaaactgaaggggcttatttcgcgaTGACAACTGGATGCCTGTACATTATGCCGCTTATTACACGGTTATTTGCCTCATAAGTAGGGTAGGCTTATAAAatttagattaaaaaaaaattattttatctgcttatttttaacaaatgcagaccttccgcAAAAACGCGTTTAGAAaaagacgttcaaatgtcacaaacacacttaaTTTGgcttaatcatttgtaaatattatgtcatatatgttattaaaaaacatatttatatttagtttttgtgtaatattaaactgtacctgacaaaattatttgcagcatcCGATTTAcagtgttattagttttgagtggttgttatttaggaataacaaacctgcaaatgtcgcgaatggccaatcaaaatcaagcattccaacgaggtgtataataattatatttcattcataactaataaaaacttttttttaataaaatacaattgtTTTTTACGTAATACTTGCATTAATTGCATCCAAACTTTGGTTTTCCTTCAGTTTAAGTAATAATATAAGTAATACacagcaaaaaattattttcaagaaaaaatttgtcttgtttttgtgttgtgttcagtaaaaaatatctaaaaattcttaaattaagatgatttttcttgatgggcaaaacgacccaagaaaataagtctagtttttagaccaaaaatatcaaatttaagtgattttgtgtataaaacaagcaaaaaaatctgccaatggggtaagcaacaTTTTTTAagcactaaattcaagaaaaattcaagaaaatctgCCCCATATGgcttaaatttgatttaaatttgatatgtttggttcaaaaaactagacttattttcttgggtcgttttgctcatcaagaaaaagcatcttaatttaagaatttttagatatttattctgaaaacaagacaaaaatactaagtaagaaagtcatttttttgcagtgtaatgttTTAACTGTGAAAAAAGGAAGACACAATGTATATATTAATCCacgataaaaaataaattcaattGTGCATTCAAAATTTTAATGTGGTGATCAGTAATATTTTGttcttcacacacacacacacacacacacacacacacacacacacacacacacacacacacacacacacacacacacacacacacacacacacacacacacacacacacgcacacacgcacacacgcacacacacacacacgcacacaaataaacacacactgCTTCCAACTCCATGTGGATTTAGCGGATCTGCACCCACACACACATTGGTCCCCACTGGTGCAGTGGGTTAAAAGTGTAATGAAATAATCTGTGTCCTTATTAGTTAATTATTTCCAGCTCTCTGGGATAACCCTACAGAGACAATCTCACATTTTATTACAGGAGAGACGCACACACCCGCTGCCCTTGGTCTGTTATTGATGTTTCCCGATGCGTCATTTCAGACATTGCTTATTCCGGCAACATTCACACCTGCTGAGTGAAGCCTTTTGGCTCTCCGCTGTGTAAAATAGACCTTTTACCATGTTATACAACACACACTACTTACAAATATCTGACCCTgtgtgtgaaatccaggctaaagtattaaaatctaatttgatttcagtcattgatttcactTTATTGAATATCAAGGTTAAATTGTCACAGAATGATCTTTACTTTATGttggatgattttatgttgaaaactaggttttcacagactgggtcacatgaAATAAAGTATAATGGCTCTATGAAAATTGACAAGTTAGTGTGTGAATCAAAGTTTTTCCTTTTCTCTTCTCTTACAGTTGGCAAGTGGAACCAAAGATAGCCCAGTGCTGGATTCCAGAGGGATAGCAAGAGAGCACAGACCCTTGAGGTGAAGGAGGGTGCATGGATCGCTCAAGGACACAGACTTATGCCTACCTCTGGTTGGGCGTGGTCTCCGTGGCGACAATCTTCCTCTGTGCAGAGGCCCGTGCCACACCAAGTCCACCCCTCCTCAACAACATCACATGCGTCGATGAGGTTCCTCGTTGCCAACCTGGCATCATCTTACCCATCTGGTACCCCGAGGACCCCTCCATGGGTGACAAGATCGCCAGGGTAATAGTGTATTTTGTGGCAATGATCTACATGTTCCTTGGGGTTTCGATTATTGCAGATCGGTTCATGGCTGCCATCGAAGTCATCACCTCCCAGGAAAAGGAAATCATCATCAAACGACCGAACGGTGAGACGACGACCACCACGATCCGCGTGTGGAACGAGACCGTGTCCAACCTTACCCTTATGGCATTGGGCTCCTCCGCCCCCGAGATCATGCTCTCCGTCATCGAAGTATGCGGACACAACTTCCAAGCCGGTGAGCTCGGCCCGTCCACCATTGTAGGGAGCGCTGCCTTCAACATGTTTGTGATTATCGGCCTGTGCGTGTCGGTGATCCCAGAGGGGGAGGTTCGGAAGGTGAAGCACCTGCGAGTATTTTTTGTGACGGCAGCGTGGAGCGTATTCGCCTACATCTGGCTCTACATGATCCTGGCCGTGTTTTCGCCCAACGTCGTGCAGGTGTGGGAAGGTCTTCTCACGTTGGCGTTCTTCCCTATCTGTGTTGTTCTGGCCTGGGTGGCCGACCGTCGCTTGCTATTCTACAAGTTCATGCACAAGAAATATCGCACAGACAAGCACCGTGGGGTCATAATCGAGACGGAGGGGGACCGCTCCAAAGGCATCGAAATGGATGGAAAGATGATGAATTCTCATTTTGTAGACGGTGGAGCTGCCAGTAACTTGATAGGCCTGATCGAGGGAAAGGAGGTGGATGAGTCGCGCCGAGATATGATACGAATCCTGAAGGACCTGAAACAGAAACACCCGGAGAAGGAGCTGGATCAGCTGGTGGAGATGGCTAACTATTACGCACTCTCACACCAACAGAAAAGCAGAGCGTTTTACCGTATCCAAGCCACGAGGATGATGACAGGAGCTGGGAACATTCTCAAAAAGCATGCGGCAGAGCAGGCCAAACGCAGCGCTAGCGTCCAAGAAGTTCACGTAGAGGAACCCGAGGAGTTTGTGTCTCGCATCGTGTTTGAACCTGCCGTTTATCAGTGTCTGGAGAACTGCGGAGCCGTCGCGCTCACGATAGAGCGTAAGGGTGGTGACATCGCTAAAACAATCTATGTGGATTATAAAACGGAGGACGGTTCGGCGAACGCTGGCGCAGACTACGAGTTTACAGAAGGCACCGTGGTGTTCAAGCCTGGTGAGGTCATCAAGGAGATCACAGTCGGCATCATCGACGATGACATCTTTGAGGAGGATGAGCATTTCTTCGTGCGACTCAGTAACGTGCGTGTTCTCGAGACTGAGGATGAGGTGCTTTCGGCCAGTAGCCTGCCGTACCCGAATGCTATGATAGGATTCCCCGCCGTCGCCACGATTACCATTCTTGATGATGATCATGCAGGCATTTTCACCTTTGAAAGTGAGTCGATGCACGTGAGCGAGAGCGTGGGCATCATGGAGGTGAAAGTGTTGCGGACGTCAGGAGCCAGAGGAACCGTCATCATTCCCTTCCGTACTGTGGAGGGACTCGCTAAGGGTGGAGGAGAGGACTTTGAGGACGCGTACGGAGAGCTAGAGTTTAAAAACGACGAGACCTGGT
It encodes the following:
- the slc8a3 gene encoding sodium/calcium exchanger 3 isoform X1 — encoded protein: MDRSRTQTYAYLWLGVVSVATIFLCAEARATPSPPLLNNITCVDEVPRCQPGIILPIWYPEDPSMGDKIARVIVYFVAMIYMFLGVSIIADRFMAAIEVITSQEKEIIIKRPNGETTTTTIRVWNETVSNLTLMALGSSAPEIMLSVIEVCGHNFQAGELGPSTIVGSAAFNMFVIIGLCVSVIPEGEVRKVKHLRVFFVTAAWSVFAYIWLYMILAVFSPNVVQVWEGLLTLAFFPICVVLAWVADRRLLFYKFMHKKYRTDKHRGVIIETEGDRSKGIEMDGKMMNSHFVDGGAASNLIGLIEGKEVDESRRDMIRILKDLKQKHPEKELDQLVEMANYYALSHQQKSRAFYRIQATRMMTGAGNILKKHAAEQAKRSASVQEVHVEEPEEFVSRIVFEPAVYQCLENCGAVALTIERKGGDIAKTIYVDYKTEDGSANAGADYEFTEGTVVFKPGEVIKEITVGIIDDDIFEEDEHFFVRLSNVRVLETEDEVLSASSLPYPNAMIGFPAVATITILDDDHAGIFTFESESMHVSESVGIMEVKVLRTSGARGTVIIPFRTVEGLAKGGGEDFEDAYGELEFKNDETCKTIQVKIIDDEEYEKNKNFYLELAEPRMVDMSLQKALLLADDIQDRKMSSEEEEARRIAEMGKPVLGEHAKIEIIIEESYEFKSTVDKLIKKTNLALVVGTNTWREQFMEAITVSAGDEDEDEGGEERLPSCFDYVMHFLTVFWKVLFACVPPTDYWNGWACFIVSIIVIGLLTTVIGDLASHFGCTIGLKDSVTAVVFVALGTSVPDTFASKVSAVQDTYADASIGNVTGSNAVNVFLGIGVAWSVAAIYWQMQGRAFEVQAGSLAFSVTLFTIFAFLAVGVLLYRRRPHIGGELGGPRGHRILTSLFFFSLWFLYILFSSLEAYCHIQGF
- the slc8a3 gene encoding sodium/calcium exchanger 3 isoform X2 encodes the protein MDRSRTQTYAYLWLGVVSVATIFLCAEARATPSPPLLNNITCVDEVPRCQPGIILPIWYPEDPSMGDKIARVIVYFVAMIYMFLGVSIIADRFMAAIEVITSQEKEIIIKRPNGETTTTTIRVWNETVSNLTLMALGSSAPEIMLSVIEVCGHNFQAGELGPSTIVGSAAFNMFVIIGLCVSVIPEGEVRKVKHLRVFFVTAAWSVFAYIWLYMILAVFSPNVVQVWEGLLTLAFFPICVVLAWVADRRLLFYKFMHKKYRTDKHRGVIIETEGDRSKGIEMDGKMMNSHFVDGGAASNLIGLIEGKEVDESRRDMIRILKDLKQKHPEKELDQLVEMANYYALSHQQKSRAFYRIQATRMMTGAGNILKKHAAEQAKRSASVQEVHVEEPEEFVSRIVFEPAVYQCLENCGAVALTIERKGGDIAKTIYVDYKTEDGSANAGADYEFTEGTVVFKPGEVIKEITVGIIDDDIFEEDEHFFVRLSNVRVLETEDEVLSASSLPYPNAMIGFPAVATITILDDDHAGIFTFESESMHVSESVGIMEVKVLRTSGARGTVIIPFRTVEGLAKGGGEDFEDAYGELEFKNDETCKTIQVKIIDDEEYEKNKNFYLELAEPRMVDMSLQKALLLADDIQDRKMSSEEEEARRIAEMGKPVLGEHAKIEIIIEESYEFKSTVDKLIKKTNLALVVGTNTWREQFMEAITVSADEDEDEGGEERLPSCFDYVMHFLTVFWKVLFACVPPTDYWNGWACFIVSIIVIGLLTTVIGDLASHFGCTIGLKDSVTAVVFVALGTSVPDTFASKVSAVQDTYADASIGNVTGSNAVNVFLGIGVAWSVAAIYWQMQGRAFEVQAGSLAFSVTLFTIFAFLAVGVLLYRRRPHIGGELGGPRGHRILTSLFFFSLWFLYILFSSLEAYCHIQGF
- the slc8a3 gene encoding sodium/calcium exchanger 3 isoform X3; this encodes MDRSRTQTYAYLWLGVVSVATIFLCAEARATPSPPLLNNITCVDEVPRCQPGIILPIWYPEDPSMGDKIARVIVYFVAMIYMFLGVSIIADRFMAAIEVITSQEKEIIIKRPNGETTTTTIRVWNETVSNLTLMALGSSAPEIMLSVIEVCGHNFQAGELGPSTIVGSAAFNMFVIIGLCVSVIPEGEVRKVKHLRVFFVTAAWSVFAYIWLYMILAVFSPNVVQVWEGLLTLAFFPICVVLAWVADRRLLFYKFMHKKYRTDKHRGVIIETEGDRSKGIEMDGKMMNSHFVDGGAASNLIGLIEGKEVDESRRDMIRILKDLKQKHPEKELDQLVEMANYYALSHQQKSRAFYRIQATRMMTGAGNILKKHAAEQAKRSASVQEVHVEEPEEFVSRIVFEPAVYQCLENCGAVALTIERKGGDIAKTIYVDYKTEDGSANAGADYEFTEGTVVFKPGEVIKEITVGIIDDDIFEEDEHFFVRLSNVRVLETEDEVLSASSLPYPNAMIGFPAVATITILDDDHAGIFTFESESMHVSESVGIMEVKVLRTSGARGTVIIPFRTVEGLAKGGGEDFEDAYGELEFKNDETCKTIQVKIIDDEEYEKNKNFYLELAEPRMVDMSLQKDIQDRKMSSEEEEARRIAEMGKPVLGEHAKIEIIIEESYEFKSTVDKLIKKTNLALVVGTNTWREQFMEAITVSAGDEDEDEGGEERLPSCFDYVMHFLTVFWKVLFACVPPTDYWNGWACFIVSIIVIGLLTTVIGDLASHFGCTIGLKDSVTAVVFVALGTSVPDTFASKVSAVQDTYADASIGNVTGSNAVNVFLGIGVAWSVAAIYWQMQGRAFEVQAGSLAFSVTLFTIFAFLAVGVLLYRRRPHIGGELGGPRGHRILTSLFFFSLWFLYILFSSLEAYCHIQGF